One genomic window of Microbacterium testaceum StLB037 includes the following:
- a CDS encoding glutathione peroxidase, whose translation MDLSGIPITTIRGEQTTFGDLTDGKAALVVNVASRCGLAGQYETLEALHKRYADRGFTVIGFPSNQFLQELSDEDKIAEYCSATWGVTFPMSEKVKLNGRNAHPLYKELTSTPDAEGKTGRISWNFEKFVVAPDGRVTRFSPRTLPDAPEVVAAIEDALPR comes from the coding sequence ATGGACCTTTCCGGCATCCCGATCACGACCATCCGCGGCGAGCAGACGACTTTCGGTGACCTCACCGACGGAAAGGCCGCCCTCGTCGTCAATGTCGCGTCGCGCTGCGGCCTCGCGGGGCAGTACGAGACGCTCGAGGCGCTGCACAAGCGCTACGCGGACCGTGGGTTCACGGTCATCGGCTTCCCCAGCAACCAGTTCCTCCAGGAGCTCAGCGATGAGGACAAGATCGCGGAGTACTGCTCGGCGACGTGGGGCGTGACCTTCCCGATGTCGGAGAAGGTGAAGCTCAACGGGCGCAACGCGCACCCGCTGTACAAGGAGCTCACCTCGACTCCGGATGCCGAGGGCAAGACGGGCCGCATCTCGTGGAACTTCGAGAAGTTCGTCGTCGCCCCCGACGGTCGCGTGACCCGCTTCAGCCCGCGGACGCTCCCCGACGCCCCCGAGGTCGTCGCGGCGATCGAGGACGCGCTGCCGCGCTGA